Below is a window of Malania oleifera isolate guangnan ecotype guangnan chromosome 1, ASM2987363v1, whole genome shotgun sequence DNA.
attagccgatgAAAGGGAAAATTATCCGCTCATATAAGTAGTTtccctatgctctaataccattactactattaggacactcgcctttctAAGCAaaccctcgaaattatcttattaattatttgtattcacataaattaatagatatgcatataagacactcctgtgacaaacacgccatttacttccttcatggcacgggttgtgcggcctgaaagcTAGACTATTGTCTTGGGGGATCCAcctagacaatagtcatctgtactctccattaacatactccgcgggtctATACAATTCCAACTGctagtccgattgccctcacccagggggtacattcacctcacgtaggcaaattggataagaccaccctacacctctcagcacaagtGTAAGCGCACACGACCACTTAACAAAtccctaacaacggtaccgtgctcacaatacattggtccctaggattcctaaaacatatcatacaatttagataatagaaatcaccatttaaaacatcaattcacatatatttcatattattccAAAAACTCGGCCCCCAACCACAAATACAATACAATTCGGCTCATAGCCATTTAAACAAAACCCGGCTCCtcagccatcatatcaaatccctacattattcacaagcatttccagtattacacaaacaatttcagtatttcacaaacaatttagtatttcaaaatcccaaatccagatatacaataatccataccaattaaatcatctaccacacgatttccacattttaacataaccatacaaacaaacaaactttctaccgttcattttattcaaaaataccataccatatatcctacgtttgtaaaatccatttcaaacggttggttttcaaaataacctttaaattcttttaaatatatatatatatatatatatatatatatatatataaacataacaatttaattaattcaatttccataaaattactgacttaattTAATCCCCTTATCTGATTCTTGAAAAAACCCGATAAAACCCTGACCTATGCCCTACGGCGTTCAAAACtcctgaaaccctaaaattcaaattttatcatattattcatcacaatctctagagtaatttttcctaaaattctcttagattctgaataccctaaataactTATAAAAGTCTAAATTGTTAAACTTACCTCCAATTTAGGGTTGGTGCTCCGGACCTCTAACTCAAAAACCCACTCTacttagattgtagagaatctccccacgatcTTTtgacaattttcgttcgttaattgaatttaagatttaagaaaaattaaaataagtatGAGAATTGACCTTACCTCATGAGATATGCTTACGCTGTTCCTACGATAAATCCGCTttagtaggaatgtcggtggtaGAGAATAAAATCCaacggtattttctgattttcgattaGGCGAAAATTAgccaaaaaattgaggagagtggaGGAGAAAATGAAGGAGACGAGAGAGACGAGAGAGTGAGTGTctggattgaaaaaaaaaaatcctgagGCTTTACGAAGCCTCAGGtaagttttttatatatatatatatatatatatatctatatataatattatattaatatattattatattatattatttaattaaaaataataataatttaattgacaaataaattcattaattaattattttatttatttgtttattttactttatttatttatttatgtatttttattatttatttatttactttatttttacatttccatTCCAATAGTTGAAATTAGACACATGTCAAATTACCtagctataattttttttttaaatttttttgaaaaatcctaAAATGAAAcaatagtttcacaaaattactTTTTATCATCACTAATGGAGTAGGAGAGGATTTGTGAAAAAGGTCAAGACATTGgctaatatgtatatttctattatttttattttttaaatggaaaATTCACTTGTCATCTGCGgctaatatgtatatttctattatttttattttttaaatggcaTATTCACTTGTCATCCGCGACGTACGCGTTATTTATGATGTTTTTGCAATTTTCAAAGGGCATCTTCTGAAATCCGAATCATCTAgatttttacattgaaaatgaGTGTAAAACATGCACAACCAATATTCTTTCACATCGAGCAATTTACATGTCAATACTTATAAAATCGGACTAAAAAATGAATTGTAAAATTGTCCAATTTCTAGTTCTTCCAGTTCAACCCATTTTGATCATtggtcaaataaattttttttattcctaaaaatttataaatattaatttacaTAGTTTTaatcaaagcattttaaatagtCGTTTTGGAGATATGTGGGCGAAGCATCTTAGGGCTTTATATGGTATATTTGctcttttctattttctattttcatttgtATATGGTGAAGAAACAAActataaaaatatgtttatttattttgttagtttttTGCTCCTATTGTGGGTTTTtaattgtttgagaaaaaaataaaaataaaaatttatgattttcaattattttccCAACTTGCtgctaaaaaaattaattattgggatatattttttggattaaatcaatCATTTTATACtcactttttaattaaaaattaaaacgaaatgatcatataaatttaaatatgattaaaatgaaaattttcataaatttttaaaaatatataaaaataaaaaaagccaattacaaaatatattttctatttttcaatgaTGATGTACCATAAGATTATCATtataaattgaattttgaaaGTATAATAGTTAATTAAAGTAAAACAATTAtatgaatattaatttttattagagtattttaaattcacattatTTTgtgcttttattattttaaattatattttataaaatattatttgatttgaagatgaaaatgaataatttttaaaataattttaaatttaaaaataatagctAAACCGGCTgttgatttaatttttaatttttaatttttaatttttaatttttccttagttttttttttatcccaTAATTTCCACGATTGTAATTTACTCTGATCATTTTACAAGTTCTTCATCTGGATCTCCAGAGATCGCAATAAATTCTTGCTTTCTTCTGTCTCTGTATTTCGAATTTTATTATAGCAGATGACGAGATGGTTCATAATTTCACAATCAGATCCATTAAGCATCCTTCTTCTAGAAAACAAACACAACACCACCGAATCGCCACCGCCCGTTCTGTCCACGTCACTGATCCCCGCCTCTTCAATCCAACGGCCATCACCGCTCCAATAATAGTCGCACCCTATTCCGCTAACCACTCCACACCCTGGTTAGGTTAGGTTAACCTCGAACCCCGGTCACGATCCCGGCTCGAACCCGGTCCTCGGGCCGAGCGCTCTCCCGGTTCGGAGCGCTGGcaataagaaaagaaaggaaacaaGAGAGAGAGGTTGAGGGAGAGTGAGGGATTAGGTTTTTTCGGGGGCTTCCCAATGGTTGTTTGAAGtcttagaagaagaagaagaagaagagccgTGTGCCagaaaattagggtttttcgTCTCAAAGCAGGATAGGGATTCAGTGCAGCGCTAAATTGATTATCTTTGAATCTAGGGTTTGTTCTGGAGTTTTGTTtggtttatatgtatatattagttTGTTTGTTGCTTCATCTGTTGCAGAATATTTAAGAGATTATTGCTGTGTAATCTCTGTTTTCTATGCTCTTGAATCGATTTGTTTTGCCTGTGTTTTAGATTGAAAATACTGTGTATGAGATTTTAGGCCTTCGTATTTGATGGACGAGATCTGGGAGAGGGCCGTGGAAACAGCCCTCGACGGTCAGACGGACTTTGCCTCTGCTCGAACCCTAACCCTAGACGGAGCCGTGAAGTGCGTGCACGGACGTCTCCCTCCTCCCGGCCTCTTGGAGAAATACGAGAATCTACAACACCTCTCCATCGCAAACATCGGAGTTTCATCCCTTGAGCAGTTCCCGCGGCTCCGAAATCTCCAAAAGCTCATTCTGTCTGATAATCGGATCGCCGGCGGCCTTGAATTCCTTGTGGAAGCGGGCCTTGAGTCGCTGCGGGACCTTGACCTCTCAAACAATAGAATTCAATTTATTGAAGATCTCACGCCGCTTGCGCAGCTCAGGCTCGTGTCGCTCGATCTGTACGAGTGTCCTGTTACGCGCGTGAAAGATTACCGGTCTAGGGTTTTTGGATTGATTAGGTCTTTGAAGTACTTGGATAAAATGGACGCGGAAGAGAATGAGAGGCCCGAGTCGGATGATGAGGAGGATGAAGAAGAGGGCGAGGAGGATGATCCTGGGAGTGGGGAGATTGATGGCGAAGATCGCCCCTATAATAATGGCCACAGTGTGGGATGTGAAGGCATAGTTGATGTTGATGAGGATGAAGAAAGCGATGCAGATGAGGAGGAGGTGGAGACGTCAAGGAGGGTGAATGGATTGCACCATCAAGCGAATGGGTTTCGGGTGGCACCTGTGATGGACCGTGACGATGATGAGGAAGAAGATGGGGAGGATGAAGAAGATGGTGATTCGAGGGAGGAGATTGACGAGGAGGACTCTGATGATGAAGATGTAGTCGAGGTTCATGAGATTGAGGACAGTGACGATGAGGAAGACGGGGTTGAGGATGACGAGGatgatgatgaggatgatgagGATGAGGATGAAGAGGAGGGGGTAGACAATGAAGAAGGGGACTTTGCTGAGCCGGAGAGCACTGGGCGGCTGACAAGCACAGAGGGGGAGATTGATGGCCACGAGCAGGGAGAGGAAGACGGAGAGGACGATGATAATGGCGAGACTGGGGAGGAAGAGCAGCAGGGTATTGAAGATGGGGATTTTGATGATGAAGAGGGTGAGGAGGTAATGATCTCTTTTTCCTCTGAAATATATTATCTTTTGCTCGTTTATTGCTATTTTTTTCTCTTATATGAAGAGGGTATTGAAGATGGTGCTTTACGTAATGACTCACTCGTtacagggttttgggtttggaatTGTATGAATGTTCTCTGCGGAATTTATGATACTGTGTTTCTACTGGTTAGAAGGAAAAAATGATTTATGCAAATTTATGTAGACGGGGTCTTTTGCTTGTCTGTTTctgatttatataatttttaagcaTATCGTAAATGaattcatttgttttatttactttatttttaaattcttctcATGGCTTTGATACTGCATATGGCAAAGATTATTCTGATAGAATATTGTAAATATAATTTTTTCCCCAATAAATATGTTTATTGTTGTAAATTTTGATCTGAGGTTTACAAACATGGCACTGCATGTTGCTTTATAGCCTTTTTATTATATTATCAATTATTGaactatttatttttatgttgcaGGTAAAAAAGTAATTTTGGTAGAGTGGCTAAGGACTTGTTTAGTTGTGGGAAGCagtttattttatatttacttTTCCAGTGTTTAGAAAGTATGACAATCTGACCTTGTTTTTGGGTTTGAAAAGTAACAAGATTTTTTCCTAGATTTTGTAGACAAATATTGAAAAACTAGAAGACAAAGTGGCATGTTTGTAATTGTTTGGATTTTGGAAAAActgaaaattataataaaattattttttcacaaCCAAACATGTCCCAGACTCCTAGTTatttgaattcaattttttttttcttatgtgtAATTTGGAAACCATGAGGCTTGTCTAATTGTGGAAAACcaattttcaatttaatttttgtaaagaattaaaaaaaatcctATGTTTTAccatttcttcaatttttgtatAGAAAAGTTGAAAAA
It encodes the following:
- the LOC131159882 gene encoding acidic leucine-rich nuclear phosphoprotein 32-related protein codes for the protein MDEIWERAVETALDGQTDFASARTLTLDGAVKCVHGRLPPPGLLEKYENLQHLSIANIGVSSLEQFPRLRNLQKLILSDNRIAGGLEFLVEAGLESLRDLDLSNNRIQFIEDLTPLAQLRLVSLDLYECPVTRVKDYRSRVFGLIRSLKYLDKMDAEENERPESDDEEDEEEGEEDDPGSGEIDGEDRPYNNGHSVGCEGIVDVDEDEESDADEEEVETSRRVNGLHHQANGFRVAPVMDRDDDEEEDGEDEEDGDSREEIDEEDSDDEDVVEVHEIEDSDDEEDGVEDDEDDDEDDEDEDEEEGVDNEEGDFAEPESTGRLTSTEGEIDGHEQGEEDGEDDDNGETGEEEQQGIEDGDFDDEEGEEEEDCGAGYLVQPVGQQVEEDADAGGSDMDAGNEEEDSEEEEVEDEDVQVLPSSSTLPKRKRDEDEDDDDGDDAEEDDLVEYTMRRSSSKKQR